From a single Calothrix sp. NIES-2098 genomic region:
- a CDS encoding ATPase central domain-containing protein yields the protein MNTQTIINNWHDANQRYLSAALAVVRGALERYTTTSPQPNELENQENARQQALKEAAAAMPTPSALDNLCRMFSLSGFERNLLLLCAAMELSGDFARLCAIAQGDAQRAYPTLSLALAALPNVHWDAIAPNAPLRRWRLIQVGEAHALTLSPLRIDERILHYLVGIQYLDERLAGIIEPLSGGGDLVPSHQALAERVTAVWQQTYKGNNLPIVQLCGNETSSKRAIAATICQLQNLHLWVMPAQVIPLLPGELDNLIRLWTRETILSKSALLIDCDELDTNDATRINAIAHFIERTNGFLFISSRERMRLPQRLVVSFDVQQPTAREQGAVWQEALSEIAPQLNGQVKILVDQFNLSPATIHAACAEAAGQLAQPQSNNLTDILWDACRLQARPRLDELAQWIEPAADWEDLVLPDNQKDILRDLAAHVRQRSTVYNTWGFAAKSARGLGISALFAGASGTGKTLAAEVLANKLRLDLYRIDLSSVVSKYIGETEKNLRRVFDAAEQGGVILLFDEADALFGKRSEVKDARDRYANIEVSYLLQRMESYPGLALLTTNLKSAIDTAFLRRIRFVVQFPFPDAAQRAEIWRRIFPPNTPTADLDVVKLARLNVAGGNIRNIALNAAFLAADAGEAVQMKHVLRAAQTEYGKLEKPLTEAEIGGWS from the coding sequence ATGAATACTCAAACAATAATTAATAATTGGCACGATGCCAACCAGCGTTATTTATCAGCAGCTTTAGCCGTAGTCCGTGGTGCTTTAGAACGTTATACAACAACTTCGCCACAGCCGAATGAACTAGAAAATCAGGAAAATGCGCGACAGCAAGCTTTAAAAGAAGCAGCTGCGGCTATGCCTACACCATCGGCATTAGATAATCTCTGCCGGATGTTTAGTCTCTCAGGCTTTGAGCGCAACTTGTTGCTATTATGTGCAGCGATGGAATTGAGTGGAGATTTTGCACGGTTATGTGCGATCGCTCAAGGTGATGCACAACGAGCTTATCCTACTTTAAGTTTAGCTTTAGCTGCGTTACCTAACGTTCATTGGGATGCGATCGCTCCTAATGCACCTTTACGTCGTTGGCGATTAATTCAAGTTGGGGAAGCTCATGCTTTAACCCTCAGTCCGTTGAGAATTGACGAACGGATTTTACATTATTTAGTTGGGATTCAATATCTTGACGAACGGCTGGCGGGTATTATCGAGCCATTATCAGGTGGTGGGGATTTAGTACCATCACACCAAGCTTTAGCAGAGCGAGTTACAGCAGTTTGGCAGCAAACTTATAAAGGAAATAATTTACCCATCGTTCAGTTGTGTGGCAACGAAACTAGTAGCAAACGCGCCATTGCAGCTACAATTTGTCAACTGCAAAATTTACATCTGTGGGTAATGCCTGCACAAGTCATTCCCTTATTACCAGGGGAATTAGATAACCTGATTCGCCTGTGGACGCGGGAGACAATTTTAAGTAAAAGTGCTTTACTGATAGACTGCGACGAACTCGATACTAATGATGCTACCCGAATAAATGCGATCGCTCATTTTATCGAACGCACAAATGGCTTTTTATTCATCAGCAGTCGGGAAAGAATGCGTTTGCCACAACGCTTGGTAGTAAGTTTTGACGTGCAGCAACCCACAGCTAGAGAACAAGGAGCAGTTTGGCAAGAAGCCTTATCGGAAATTGCACCCCAACTCAACGGACAAGTCAAAATTTTAGTAGATCAGTTTAACCTCAGTCCTGCAACTATTCATGCAGCCTGTGCAGAAGCCGCCGGACAATTAGCACAGCCACAATCAAACAACCTCACTGATATTTTATGGGATGCTTGCCGCTTACAAGCACGACCGCGCTTAGATGAGCTAGCACAATGGATTGAGCCTGCTGCTGACTGGGAAGACTTGGTATTACCAGACAACCAGAAAGATATTCTCCGCGATCTTGCGGCTCATGTTCGGCAGCGAAGTACTGTATATAACACCTGGGGATTTGCTGCTAAAAGTGCGCGGGGTTTGGGAATTAGCGCTTTATTTGCAGGTGCTAGCGGTACGGGGAAAACCTTAGCAGCGGAAGTACTAGCAAATAAATTGCGTCTTGACTTGTATCGCATTGATTTATCATCGGTGGTGAGTAAGTATATTGGCGAAACAGAGAAAAATCTGCGTCGGGTGTTTGATGCTGCCGAGCAAGGCGGAGTAATTTTATTATTTGATGAAGCTGATGCCTTATTTGGCAAACGTAGCGAAGTTAAAGATGCGCGCGATCGCTATGCCAACATCGAGGTAAGCTACTTATTGCAACGGATGGAATCTTATCCCGGTTTGGCACTGTTAACAACTAACCTGAAAAGTGCCATTGATACCGCTTTCCTGCGCCGCATTCGCTTTGTCGTGCAGTTCCCCTTCCCCGATGCAGCGCAACGAGCCGAGATTTGGCGGCGGATTTTCCCACCCAACACGCCAACAGCCGACTTGGATGTAGTAAAACTGGCACGCCTCAACGTAGCTGGAGGTAATATTCGGAACATTGCCTTAAATGCAGCATTTTTAGCGGCTGATGCTGGGGAAGCTGTGCAGATGAAGCACGTATTACGAGCAGCGCAGACAGAATACGGCAAGTTAGAGAAGCCGCTAACAGAAGCAGAAATTGGCGGGTGGAGTTGA